The sequence GTCGGCGAGCCGCGCCTGCGCCGTCACCCAATCCTCCACCGTCACCACCGGGAAATCCGCGCCGTAGGGCCTGCCGGTTTTGGGGTTGATGCTGGAAGGGCCGGTGGAGCCGTGGCAGCCGCCGAGGTTGTTTACGCCGATGACGAAAAACCTGCCGGTATCGAGCGGTTTGCCCGGGCCGATAAGATTGTCCCACCAGCCGATGTTCTTCGGGTCATCGGCGTAGTAACCCGCGACGTGGTGCGTGCCGGAAAGCGCGTGGCACACCAGCACTGCGTTGGATTTCGCCACATTCAGCTTACCGTAAGTTTCATAAACAAGGTCATAGCTGTCCAGCACCGCACCGCACTTGAATGCGAGCGGCGTGTCGAAGTGCGCCTTCTGCGGCGTCACGATGCCGACGGAATTTTCGGCGGGAGGACGATCCGCCGTGGCGGGATCAAAAAGCCGGTTGGAAATGCCCGGATCCATCAATTACCTCGGCGATAAAAATAAAAAACCCGCAATCGGTCGGATGCGGGTTTGTCTTTTAGCTGTATTTATTAAGCGCCCGCAAGCCGGCACAAATCGGCGCTTGATTGCAGATTACTTTGGAGGTCGGCGTTTGTCAAGCGGACAATCCGCCTCGAGTTGCGAGAGGGCTGCTTTTTGCTTTTCGATATGATGATTCTAGCTATTCAGGCGGGACAGCAACTCCCGCACTTTTTCCGGCTCGTCGGTTTTGAGGATTTTTTGCGTGACGCCGCTAATTTCCGGCAGATTGGTTTTGAGCACCTGCTGCTTGACGGGGAGCAGGTACGCCGGATGCATCGAGAACTGGCGCAGGCCAAAGCCGAGCAACAGACGAGTGAATGAAACATCGCCCGCCATTTCTCCGCACACCGCGATGGGTATGCCGTTTTTGTTGGCGGTGGCGATGGTATGCGCGACCAAATGCAGCACCGCGGGATGCAGCGGGTCGTAGAGATGGGCCACCGTATCGTCGGCGCGGTCTATCGCCAGCGTGTATTGAATCAGGTCGTTGGTGCCGATGGAGAGGAAATCGAGTTTTTTTATGAATGAACTCAACGCTAAAGCCGCAGCCGGTATTTCTATCATGCCGCCGATTTCAATGCGTTTGTTATAGTGAATGCGGTCTTTGTCGAGGCTCGCCTTGGCCTGCTCAATCGCCTGCAGAGTCTGGTTGAGTTCGGCGATGTTGGAGAGCATCGGAATCAGGATGCGGACGTTGCCGAAGCCGGAGGCGCGCAAAATAGCGCGCAATTGCGTGTGGAACATCTGCGGCTCGGCGAGGCAGAAACGAATGGCGCGTAATCCCAGCGCCGGATTGGTGAGGCTGCGATCGGCGCCGTTGATGCTCTTGTCCGCGCCGAGGTCGAGGGTGCGGATGGTGACCGGCAATCCGCGCATTTTCATCGCCACTTTGCGGTAGGCTTGGTACTGCTCGTCCTCGCTCGGCAGGTCGTTGCGATTCAGAAACAGGAACTCGCTGCGGAACAGGCCGATGCCGGTCGCGCCGTTTTCCTTGACCTCGTCAATGTCCTCCGGCAGTTCGATGTTGGCGTGCAGCTCCACCGGCGTGCCGTCGATTGTGGTGGCGCGGGTAAGCTTGAGTTTCTTGAGCTTCTGCCGCTCGAGTTCCCTCTGCGTCTGGCGCAGCTTGTATTCGGCGAGAATCCGCTTGTCGGGATTGACGATGACCACGCCCTGCGTGCCGTCGACAACCACCGTGTCGTCTTCGCGCACCAGCTGCCGCGCCTGGTGCAGCGCGACGATGGAGGGAATGTTGAGGCTGCGCGCGACAATCGCGGTGTGCGACATCGGCCCGCCGATGTCGGTGATGAACGCGCCGAAATGGTGCTGCTTGAACTGGATGACTTCGGCGGGACTCAAATCGTGCGCGATGAGGATGCTGTTCTGCTCGCGGTCCTGTGGCGGCGGGGCATGGCCGGGATGCCCCAGCAGCGACTTCAGCACGCGCTCGCCGACCTGGACCACATCGGCTTTTCTTTCGCGCAGGTAGTTGTCTTCGATCCGGTCGAACTGCTCAAGCAGCTCGTCCATTTGCTGCTTGAGCGCCCACTCGGCGTTGCAGCGGCTTTCTTCGATGCGTTTCGGCGTTTCCCTGGAGATGATGGGGTCGGCAAGAATCATCGAATGCAGGTCGAGGAATGCGGCGAGCTCAGCGGGAACGTTGGCCGCCATGTTCTCGTGCAGCGTTTCCAACTCGCCCTGCACTTCCTTGATGGCGGCGTGAAAGCGCGCAATTTCCCCGGCGACTTCACGCTCGGGCACGTTGTAATGCGCGACCTCCAGCGTCGCATGCGATACCAGATGCGCCTGGCCGATAGCGATGCCTTCGGATACGCCTATGCCATGCATGGTAAAACTCATCGCAAAACCCCGTGAGGAGTGAGTAGAGTTGAGAGTTGAGGGTTGAGAGTAAGCTACCCTCAACACTGAACACTCAACACTGATCTTGGCTCCTCGCCGCTTTATTCGCCTTCCCCAAAGCAATTCCCGATCAAGTCCAGCAATGCCTGCATCGCTTCGTTTTCGTCCTCGCCCTCGGTCTCGA comes from Burkholderiales bacterium and encodes:
- the ptsP gene encoding phosphoenolpyruvate--protein phosphotransferase, which codes for MSFTMHGIGVSEGIAIGQAHLVSHATLEVAHYNVPEREVAGEIARFHAAIKEVQGELETLHENMAANVPAELAAFLDLHSMILADPIISRETPKRIEESRCNAEWALKQQMDELLEQFDRIEDNYLRERKADVVQVGERVLKSLLGHPGHAPPPQDREQNSILIAHDLSPAEVIQFKQHHFGAFITDIGGPMSHTAIVARSLNIPSIVALHQARQLVREDDTVVVDGTQGVVIVNPDKRILAEYKLRQTQRELERQKLKKLKLTRATTIDGTPVELHANIELPEDIDEVKENGATGIGLFRSEFLFLNRNDLPSEDEQYQAYRKVAMKMRGLPVTIRTLDLGADKSINGADRSLTNPALGLRAIRFCLAEPQMFHTQLRAILRASGFGNVRILIPMLSNIAELNQTLQAIEQAKASLDKDRIHYNKRIEIGGMIEIPAAALALSSFIKKLDFLSIGTNDLIQYTLAIDRADDTVAHLYDPLHPAVLHLVAHTIATANKNGIPIAVCGEMAGDVSFTRLLLGFGLRQFSMHPAYLLPVKQQVLKTNLPEISGVTQKILKTDEPEKVRELLSRLNS